In Polypterus senegalus isolate Bchr_013 chromosome 12, ASM1683550v1, whole genome shotgun sequence, the following are encoded in one genomic region:
- the mapkapk3 gene encoding MAP kinase-activated protein kinase 3 isoform X1 has product MLHNGNSPKQPPESQTDGNALASNKPNSPTHFPLPNQPKLEIKRNAVTDNYKVSSQVLGLGINGKVLECYNKKTGEKCALKILYDSPKARREVELHWRVSGGPHIVRILDIYENMHHNKKCLLIIMECMEGGELFNRIQARGDQAFTEREASGIMRDIGSAIEYLHSMNIAHRDVKPENLLYTSKDSNAVLKITDFGFAKETTFQNSLQTPCYTPYYVAPEVLGPEKYDKSCDMWSLGVIMYILLCGFPPFYSNTGQAISPGMKKRIRLGQYEFPNPEWAEVSEEAKQQIHHLLKTDPTERMTISQFMNHPWINRSMAVPPTPLHTTRVLLEDKEMWDDVKEEMTSALATMRVDYDQVKIKDLNTSSNPLLNKRRKKAAGGGGGTAVCNSQ; this is encoded by the exons ATGTTGCACAATGGCAACAGCCCCAAGCAACCTCCGGAGAGCCAGACGGACGGTAACGCGTTGGCCTCCAATAAGCCTAACAGCCCCACTCACTTTCCACTTCCGAACCAGCCGAAACTGGAGATCAAGAGGAATGCGGTCACAGACAACTACAAAGTGTCCAGTCAGGTCCTGGGACTGGGCATCAACGGAAAAGTCCTCGAGTGTTACAACAAGAAGACCGGGGAGAAATGCGCTCTTAAG ATCCTTTACGACAGTCCGAAGGCGAGACGCGAAGTGGAGTTACACTGGAGGGTGTCTGGAGGCCCACACATTGTCCGCATTCTGGACATCTACGAGAACATGCACCACAACAAGAAGTGCCTCCTCATCATCATGGAATG CATGGAGGGAGGAGAGCTGTTCAACCGGATCCAGGCCCGAGGAGACCAGGCATTCACAGAGAGAG AAGCATCCGGAATCATGCGTGACATTGGTTCTGCCATTGAGTATTTGCACAGTATGAATATCGCCCATCGTGATGTGAAG CCCGAGAACTTGCTGTACACGTCAAAGGATTCAAATGCAGTTCTCAAAATCACAGATTTTGGTTTTGCGAAGGAAACAACTTTTCAAAATTCGCTCCAGACTCCATGCTACACGCCATACTATGTGG CTCCCGAGGTCCTTGGCCCAGAGAAGTATGACAAGTCATGCGACATGTGGTCTCTAGGAGTGATCATGTACATCCT ACTCTGTGGATTTCCCCCATTCTATTCCAATACGGGACAGGCGATTTCACCAGGGATGAAGAAACGCATTCGCCTTGGGCAGTATGAATTTCCAAACCCAGAGTGGGCTGAAGTCTCGGAAGAAG CTAAGCAGCAAATTCATCATCTGCTGAAGACTGACCCAACCGAAAGGATGACCATCTCTCAATTCATGAACCACCCCTGGATTAAT AGATCGATGGCAGTTCCACCTACGCCTCTGCATACCACAAGAGTCCTCTTAGAGGACAAGGAGATGTGGGATGATGTCAAG GAGGAGATGACCAGTGCCTTAGCCACTATGCGTGTGGACTATGACCAGGTGAAGATTAAAGATCTTAACACATCCAGCAACCCGTTGTTAAACAAAAGGCGCAAGAAGGCGGCCGGAGGGGGGGGTGGCACAGCAGTGTGCAACAGCCAGTGA
- the mapkapk3 gene encoding MAP kinase-activated protein kinase 3 isoform X2 — translation MATAPSNLRRARRTVTRWPPISLTAPLTFHFRTSRNWRSRGMRSQTTTKCPVRSWDWASTEKSSSVTTRRPGRNALLSMEGGELFNRIQARGDQAFTEREASGIMRDIGSAIEYLHSMNIAHRDVKPENLLYTSKDSNAVLKITDFGFAKETTFQNSLQTPCYTPYYVAPEVLGPEKYDKSCDMWSLGVIMYILLCGFPPFYSNTGQAISPGMKKRIRLGQYEFPNPEWAEVSEEAKQQIHHLLKTDPTERMTISQFMNHPWINRSMAVPPTPLHTTRVLLEDKEMWDDVKEEMTSALATMRVDYDQVKIKDLNTSSNPLLNKRRKKAAGGGGGTAVCNSQ, via the exons ATGGCAACAGCCCCAAGCAACCTCCGGAGAGCCAGACGGACGGTAACGCGTTGGCCTCCAATAAGCCTAACAGCCCCACTCACTTTCCACTTCCGAACCAGCCGAAACTGGAGATCAAGAGGAATGCGGTCACAGACAACTACAAAGTGTCCAGTCAGGTCCTGGGACTGGGCATCAACGGAAAAGTCCTCGAGTGTTACAACAAGAAGACCGGGGAGAAATGCGCTCTTAAG CATGGAGGGAGGAGAGCTGTTCAACCGGATCCAGGCCCGAGGAGACCAGGCATTCACAGAGAGAG AAGCATCCGGAATCATGCGTGACATTGGTTCTGCCATTGAGTATTTGCACAGTATGAATATCGCCCATCGTGATGTGAAG CCCGAGAACTTGCTGTACACGTCAAAGGATTCAAATGCAGTTCTCAAAATCACAGATTTTGGTTTTGCGAAGGAAACAACTTTTCAAAATTCGCTCCAGACTCCATGCTACACGCCATACTATGTGG CTCCCGAGGTCCTTGGCCCAGAGAAGTATGACAAGTCATGCGACATGTGGTCTCTAGGAGTGATCATGTACATCCT ACTCTGTGGATTTCCCCCATTCTATTCCAATACGGGACAGGCGATTTCACCAGGGATGAAGAAACGCATTCGCCTTGGGCAGTATGAATTTCCAAACCCAGAGTGGGCTGAAGTCTCGGAAGAAG CTAAGCAGCAAATTCATCATCTGCTGAAGACTGACCCAACCGAAAGGATGACCATCTCTCAATTCATGAACCACCCCTGGATTAAT AGATCGATGGCAGTTCCACCTACGCCTCTGCATACCACAAGAGTCCTCTTAGAGGACAAGGAGATGTGGGATGATGTCAAG GAGGAGATGACCAGTGCCTTAGCCACTATGCGTGTGGACTATGACCAGGTGAAGATTAAAGATCTTAACACATCCAGCAACCCGTTGTTAAACAAAAGGCGCAAGAAGGCGGCCGGAGGGGGGGGTGGCACAGCAGTGTGCAACAGCCAGTGA